The following are from one region of the Stigmatella ashevillena genome:
- a CDS encoding ABC transporter ATP-binding protein, which yields MPEPLLDVRGLKTRFSVEGGAVMAVDDVSFAIPAGGTLGVVGESGCGKSVTALSVMRLVPDPPGRVVGGEIRFRGRNLLALSEEEMRRVRGNHLSMVFQEPMTSLNPVYRVGEQIGEPLRLHQGLDRKQARLRAVEMLHQVGIPAPDQRVDAYPHQLSGGMRQRVMIAMALACGPELLIADEPTTALDVTIQAQILDLLKRLQAERGMAVMLITHDLGVVAESCDAVVVMYAGRVVEQAPVKALFARPAHPYTAGLLRSIPSFQAVEGGGERRRLRAIPGMVPSLRHLPGGCRFRERCERALDVCAQVDPSLELKREGQRAACHNPVPAP from the coding sequence ATGCCCGAGCCCCTTCTCGACGTCCGCGGCCTGAAAACCCGGTTCTCCGTGGAAGGGGGAGCGGTGATGGCCGTGGACGATGTGTCCTTCGCCATCCCGGCGGGGGGCACCCTGGGGGTGGTGGGGGAGAGCGGCTGTGGCAAGAGTGTCACCGCCCTGTCCGTGATGCGGCTGGTGCCGGACCCGCCGGGCCGGGTGGTGGGCGGGGAGATCCGCTTCCGGGGCCGGAACCTGCTCGCCCTCTCCGAGGAGGAGATGCGCCGCGTGCGGGGAAACCACCTCTCCATGGTCTTCCAGGAGCCGATGACGTCGCTCAACCCCGTCTACCGGGTGGGGGAGCAGATCGGTGAGCCACTGCGGCTGCACCAGGGGCTGGACCGGAAGCAGGCGCGGTTGCGCGCCGTGGAGATGCTGCATCAGGTGGGCATTCCCGCGCCGGACCAGCGCGTGGACGCGTATCCCCATCAGCTCTCGGGAGGCATGCGCCAGCGGGTGATGATCGCCATGGCCCTGGCGTGCGGCCCGGAACTGCTCATCGCGGACGAGCCCACCACCGCGCTGGACGTGACGATTCAGGCGCAGATCCTCGATCTGCTCAAGCGATTGCAGGCCGAGCGCGGGATGGCGGTGATGCTCATCACCCACGATCTCGGCGTGGTGGCGGAGAGCTGTGATGCGGTGGTGGTGATGTACGCCGGCCGCGTGGTGGAGCAGGCGCCGGTCAAAGCCCTCTTTGCCCGTCCCGCCCATCCTTATACTGCGGGCCTGTTGCGCTCCATTCCCTCCTTCCAGGCGGTGGAGGGGGGAGGGGAGCGCAGGCGGTTGAGGGCCATTCCGGGCATGGTGCCGAGCCTGCGCCACCTGCCGGGGGGCTGCCGCTTCCGGGAGCGGTGTGAGCGAGCGCTCGACGTGTGTGCCCAGGTGGATCCTTCCTTGGAACTCAAGCGGGAGGGCCAGCGGGCCGCATGTCACAACCCGGTGCCCGCGCCATGA
- a CDS encoding DUF4292 domain-containing protein yields MNRAAAAIFLVVVCSGCPKRIEFGPEGPIEDPEILFQRTSRAQANVLTLQGDAKIRVASPQGNGTLSMFVAISRPALVHLETSDFFNRPVAALVSDGQRFGLYQTEGNVFYQGPASAQNVSRFLPIVLPSEELVAMMLGQVPFIPAERKTLSLDTGKRVYVLTLHRGEVTQTLHIHPKYLRVVRSEVRGMPGYDLSFEDFKERGNQVFPTQVELVAEVAQTELRLRYSDVTLNGPPDLTLFELTPPEGARVVEVDERGREVPPVPPSPEGGPPGA; encoded by the coding sequence ATGAACCGCGCAGCCGCAGCAATCTTCCTGGTCGTCGTCTGTTCGGGGTGCCCCAAGCGCATCGAGTTCGGTCCAGAAGGCCCCATTGAGGACCCGGAAATCCTCTTCCAGCGGACCTCGAGGGCGCAGGCCAATGTGCTGACGCTCCAGGGGGACGCGAAAATCCGGGTGGCCTCCCCCCAGGGCAACGGCACCCTGTCCATGTTCGTGGCCATCTCCCGGCCCGCCCTGGTTCACCTGGAGACCTCCGACTTCTTCAACAGGCCGGTGGCGGCCCTCGTGTCGGATGGCCAACGCTTCGGCCTGTATCAGACCGAGGGCAATGTTTTTTATCAGGGGCCCGCAAGCGCCCAGAATGTCTCCCGTTTTCTTCCGATCGTGCTGCCGAGCGAGGAACTGGTGGCCATGATGCTCGGGCAGGTGCCGTTCATCCCCGCCGAGCGCAAGACGCTGTCGTTGGACACGGGCAAGCGTGTCTACGTGCTCACCCTCCACCGGGGCGAGGTGACGCAGACGCTCCACATCCACCCCAAGTACCTCCGGGTGGTGCGCAGCGAGGTGCGGGGCATGCCGGGGTATGATCTGTCCTTCGAGGACTTCAAGGAGAGGGGAAATCAGGTCTTCCCCACCCAGGTGGAGTTGGTGGCGGAGGTGGCCCAGACGGAGCTGCGGCTGCGCTACAGCGATGTGACACTCAACGGGCCGCCGGACCTGACCCTCTTCGAACTGACTCCGCCCGAGGGAGCCCGCGTGGTAGAGGTGGACGAGCGCGGCCGGGAGGTTCCGCCCGTGCCTCCTTCCCCGGAGGGAGGGCCGCCCGGCGCTTGA
- a CDS encoding general secretion pathway protein GspE encodes MAQIKLGELLIKANVLQESQLKAALAEQAKWGGKLGEILVRMSLVSEDILVRALSKQLNIPAVNLDAVQMVPPHVRAKVPAQTARDFAVLPLQLRDDGKTLVVAVADPLNVRHLDELRAITRCRIVPNVAGRTSIARAFARLYEEGGELGEADTNFKVMDAQGRTLVKNMKDVDGAPPPAPQQPPAARPAAARPASVETPAVRAASGSPAELLKTVEEVQRKEVAALKAMVELLIEKGIFTREEYIAKVKR; translated from the coding sequence ATGGCACAGATCAAGCTTGGCGAACTGCTGATCAAGGCGAACGTACTCCAGGAGAGCCAACTCAAGGCCGCGCTGGCGGAGCAGGCGAAGTGGGGTGGCAAGCTGGGAGAAATCCTGGTGCGCATGAGCCTGGTGTCCGAGGACATCCTGGTCCGGGCCCTGTCCAAGCAGCTCAACATCCCCGCGGTGAACCTGGACGCGGTGCAGATGGTGCCTCCGCACGTGCGCGCCAAGGTTCCGGCGCAGACGGCGCGGGACTTCGCGGTGCTTCCGTTGCAGCTCCGGGATGACGGCAAGACGCTGGTGGTGGCCGTGGCGGATCCGCTCAACGTGCGCCACCTGGACGAACTGCGCGCCATCACCCGGTGCCGCATCGTCCCCAACGTTGCGGGCAGGACCTCCATCGCACGCGCTTTCGCCCGGCTGTACGAGGAAGGCGGGGAGCTGGGGGAGGCGGACACCAACTTCAAGGTCATGGACGCCCAGGGCCGTACCCTGGTCAAGAACATGAAGGATGTAGACGGCGCCCCCCCTCCTGCGCCTCAACAGCCTCCTGCGGCTCGGCCTGCAGCGGCCCGGCCCGCTTCCGTGGAGACTCCGGCGGTCAGGGCCGCCTCGGGCAGTCCGGCCGAGCTGCTCAAGACGGTGGAAGAGGTCCAGCGCAAGGAGGTTGCCGCGCTCAAGGCCATGGTGGAGTTGCTCATCGAGAAGGGCATCTTCACGCGTGAGGAGTACATCGCCAAGGTCAAGCGGTAG
- a CDS encoding RNA polymerase sigma factor translates to MACEGVLGPETSDEGLMLAFQAGDARAFEALVRRHRMPVFNFILRFTGHPARAEDVLQETWLKVVRSARDYKPRAKFTTWLYTIARNLCVDSARKESYRQASSLEAPTGVGAGAEEGRTLGEALPDPGAGPERGAYNARVRPLLSRALASLPEEQREVFVLREYSGIAFKDIAEVAGVSENTVKSRMRYALEGLRRRLTELGVDGDLAEDGKTVAG, encoded by the coding sequence GTGGCTTGTGAGGGAGTATTGGGACCGGAAACCTCAGACGAGGGGCTGATGCTCGCTTTCCAGGCGGGAGACGCTCGTGCGTTCGAGGCGCTGGTGCGCAGGCACCGGATGCCGGTCTTCAACTTCATCCTCCGCTTCACAGGGCATCCGGCGAGGGCTGAGGACGTGCTTCAGGAGACGTGGTTGAAGGTGGTTCGCAGCGCCCGGGACTACAAGCCGCGGGCCAAGTTCACGACTTGGCTCTACACGATTGCGAGGAACCTCTGCGTGGACAGCGCTCGCAAAGAAAGTTACCGGCAGGCCTCTTCACTGGAGGCCCCCACGGGCGTGGGCGCTGGGGCTGAAGAAGGCCGCACGCTGGGCGAAGCCCTCCCTGACCCGGGGGCGGGCCCGGAGCGAGGGGCCTACAACGCGCGGGTCCGGCCCTTGCTGTCCCGTGCCTTGGCCAGCCTCCCGGAAGAGCAGCGAGAGGTCTTCGTCCTGCGCGAGTACAGCGGCATTGCGTTCAAGGACATCGCGGAGGTGGCCGGCGTCTCCGAGAACACCGTGAAGAGCCGGATGCGGTATGCCCTGGAGGGATTGCGTCGGCGGCTGACGGAGCTGGGCGTGGATGGGGATCTGGCCGAGGATGGAAAGACGGTGGCGGGATGA
- a CDS encoding MotA/TolQ/ExbB proton channel family protein: protein MSLTELLHYLRLGGVTMAVLLLASIVALGVAIERIIALWGVSENSRVLGETVHKHLLRGDLAAARTASERSKAAVADIFLAGFDRLERARLTGGGVESAVERERAQVGLRLRRNLWLLATIGSLAPFVGLFGTVAGIMRSFKDLGLDVESGGTGGTATVMTGISEALIATAVGILVAVIAMVFYNYFQARLARVLVELRLLGDEFVELLRERPSPPVSPSSPPEPAARGDASPA from the coding sequence ATGAGCCTGACCGAACTTCTCCACTACCTGCGCCTCGGCGGCGTCACCATGGCTGTCCTCCTGCTCGCCTCCATCGTGGCGCTGGGGGTGGCCATCGAGCGCATCATTGCCCTCTGGGGGGTGAGCGAGAACTCTCGCGTCCTCGGAGAAACCGTCCACAAGCACCTGCTCCGGGGAGACCTGGCCGCGGCCCGCACCGCCTCCGAGCGCTCGAAGGCCGCCGTGGCGGACATCTTCCTGGCCGGATTCGACCGGCTGGAGCGGGCCCGGCTCACGGGCGGCGGCGTGGAATCGGCCGTGGAACGGGAGCGGGCCCAAGTGGGGCTGCGGCTGCGGCGAAACCTGTGGCTGCTGGCCACCATCGGCTCGCTTGCCCCCTTCGTGGGCCTGTTCGGCACCGTGGCGGGCATCATGCGCTCCTTCAAGGACCTGGGGCTGGACGTGGAATCCGGCGGCACTGGCGGCACCGCCACGGTGATGACGGGCATCTCCGAGGCGCTGATCGCCACCGCCGTGGGCATCCTCGTGGCCGTGATCGCGATGGTCTTCTACAACTACTTCCAAGCGCGTCTGGCCCGGGTGCTCGTGGAGCTGCGCCTGCTGGGGGACGAGTTCGTGGAGCTGCTCCGGGAACGCCCGAGCCCTCCTGTCTCGCCCTCCTCCCCTCCCGAGCCCGCCGCCCGCGGCGATGCCTCACCCGCCTGA
- the mgtE gene encoding magnesium transporter, translated as MPLSQEPEFIAAHELRDAWPVLSLEERVESFKLVPHATADAFFLSLQAKEQAALILALPVGERRTWMRLLAPDDAVDVVQEAHAEGRAALLAELDGTTRHEVMALLAYAEDEAGGLMNPRFARLRPEMTSDEAIRYLRQQTRQTGETVHEVYVLDSQQHLLGVVSLSQLFRAPSGMPVSEFMVTQVLTVTEATDQEAVGQLFSQRGLMVLPVVDAENRMKGIITVDDIVQVMQEEATEDIHKVGGMEALDAPYFSVGFIAMVRKRAGWLLVLFLGEMLTATAMGHFEHEIARAVVLSLFIPLIISSGGNSGSQATTLIIRSLALSEVRLRDWWRVARREVGTGLALGSILGVVGLFRIVVWQYLFHSYGEHFFRVALTVGTSLVGVVLWGTLSGAMLPFALRRAGFDPASASAPFVATLVDVSGLVIYFTVASLFLSGALL; from the coding sequence ATGCCGTTGAGCCAAGAGCCCGAGTTCATTGCGGCCCATGAGTTGCGGGATGCCTGGCCGGTGTTGTCGCTCGAAGAGCGGGTGGAGAGCTTCAAGCTGGTTCCGCATGCCACGGCAGACGCCTTTTTTCTCTCCTTGCAGGCCAAGGAGCAGGCAGCGCTCATCCTCGCCTTGCCCGTTGGAGAGCGGCGGACGTGGATGCGGTTGCTGGCGCCGGATGATGCGGTGGACGTGGTGCAGGAGGCCCATGCCGAAGGCCGGGCGGCGCTCCTGGCGGAGCTGGACGGCACGACCCGCCATGAGGTGATGGCCCTGCTGGCCTATGCGGAGGACGAGGCGGGCGGGTTGATGAATCCGCGCTTCGCCCGGCTCCGTCCGGAGATGACCAGTGACGAGGCCATCCGCTACCTGCGGCAGCAGACGCGCCAGACAGGGGAGACGGTCCACGAAGTCTATGTGCTGGATTCGCAGCAGCACTTGCTGGGCGTGGTGTCCCTGAGCCAGCTCTTCCGGGCACCCTCGGGCATGCCGGTCTCGGAGTTCATGGTAACCCAGGTGTTGACGGTGACGGAGGCGACGGATCAGGAGGCCGTCGGACAGCTCTTCTCCCAGCGTGGACTGATGGTCCTCCCGGTGGTGGATGCCGAGAACCGGATGAAGGGAATCATCACCGTGGATGACATTGTCCAGGTGATGCAGGAGGAGGCCACGGAAGACATTCACAAAGTGGGAGGAATGGAGGCGCTGGACGCGCCTTACTTCTCGGTGGGCTTCATCGCCATGGTGCGGAAAAGGGCCGGCTGGTTGCTGGTGCTCTTTCTGGGAGAGATGCTCACCGCCACGGCCATGGGCCATTTCGAGCATGAGATTGCCCGCGCGGTGGTGCTCAGCCTCTTCATTCCCCTCATCATCAGCTCGGGCGGGAACTCCGGCAGTCAGGCCACCACGCTGATCATCCGCTCGCTGGCGCTCTCCGAGGTGCGCCTCCGCGACTGGTGGCGCGTGGCGCGGCGGGAGGTGGGCACAGGGCTTGCCCTGGGCTCCATCCTGGGGGTGGTGGGACTCTTCCGCATCGTGGTGTGGCAGTACCTGTTTCACAGCTATGGCGAGCATTTCTTCCGGGTGGCGCTGACGGTGGGCACCTCCCTGGTGGGGGTGGTCCTCTGGGGGACGCTCTCCGGCGCCATGCTGCCCTTCGCGCTGAGACGGGCGGGGTTCGATCCGGCGAGTGCCTCCGCGCCCTTCGTGGCCACGCTGGTGGACGTCTCGGGGCTCGTCATCTACTTCACCGTGGCGAGCCTGTTCCTGAGCGGCGCGTTGCTGTGA
- a CDS encoding general secretion pathway protein GspE yields the protein MRKKIGELLVESGAVTEAQVRTAMAQKKNYGKGHRLGSVMVAMGLITPAQLARCLAVQFDMPFVELPEIPPAVMALLSLDFQAEHRIVPFRVEGEGKSERLHVAVEDPRDVALVDELRFQVRKPLRVYVAASDDIDNVLVLARGEKLDIVQATALEEDDGPMRIERGAAAVQGTWGSESRPPAARAAPPVLTPAPAIPPPPPKEASSDFIDDLLGTGPRSAGTPPPPPPLEDPGLPRVPVVFFGGAAKNVKPPEPNRPPNFSEEDLQVLDNLERLSKGEEPLTVTQKVMPAQMVAALIRLLINKGVIQEQEFLDELVRK from the coding sequence ATGCGCAAGAAGATCGGCGAACTGCTCGTCGAGTCCGGGGCTGTGACGGAGGCGCAGGTGCGCACCGCCATGGCCCAGAAGAAGAACTACGGAAAAGGCCACCGGCTGGGCTCGGTGATGGTGGCGATGGGCCTCATCACGCCCGCCCAGCTCGCGCGGTGCCTGGCCGTCCAGTTCGATATGCCCTTCGTGGAGTTGCCAGAGATTCCACCTGCGGTGATGGCGCTGCTCTCACTGGACTTCCAGGCCGAGCACCGCATCGTCCCCTTCCGCGTCGAGGGAGAGGGCAAGTCCGAGCGGCTGCATGTGGCCGTGGAGGATCCCCGGGACGTGGCCCTGGTGGATGAGCTGCGCTTCCAGGTTCGCAAGCCGCTGCGCGTGTACGTCGCCGCTTCGGACGACATCGACAATGTGCTCGTCCTGGCGCGCGGGGAGAAGCTGGACATCGTTCAGGCCACCGCCCTGGAAGAGGACGATGGCCCGATGCGGATCGAACGGGGCGCCGCCGCGGTCCAGGGAACCTGGGGATCGGAAAGCCGTCCGCCAGCTGCGCGTGCCGCGCCCCCCGTCTTGACGCCCGCCCCCGCCATTCCGCCGCCTCCGCCCAAGGAGGCCAGCTCGGACTTCATCGATGACCTGTTGGGGACGGGGCCTCGCTCGGCGGGGACACCGCCGCCGCCTCCTCCTCTAGAGGATCCCGGCCTGCCCCGGGTGCCGGTGGTCTTTTTTGGAGGCGCCGCCAAGAACGTCAAGCCTCCGGAGCCGAACCGCCCGCCGAACTTCTCCGAGGAGGATCTCCAGGTGCTCGACAACCTCGAGCGCTTGTCCAAGGGGGAGGAGCCCCTCACCGTCACCCAGAAGGTGATGCCCGCCCAGATGGTGGCCGCCCTCATCCGGCTGCTCATCAACAAGGGAGTCATCCAGGAGCAGGAGTTCCTGGATGAGCTGGTCCGGAAGTAA
- a CDS encoding ExbD/TolR family protein, protein MAMGKIPGNDDEGSEGVFAEINITPLTDLFLVLLIIFMVTSTVIVQQGPGGGAKAGLKVNLPKGGAADVTARATDMSVAVLANGQYVLSGNVVTEDELRSAFDKAKADNPDTVVIVQADEGVSHGTVVQVMELAKRAGLGQLAIGVRDGE, encoded by the coding sequence ATGGCGATGGGAAAAATACCGGGCAACGACGATGAAGGCAGCGAGGGGGTCTTCGCGGAGATCAACATCACCCCCCTCACCGACCTCTTCCTGGTGCTGCTCATCATCTTCATGGTGACCAGCACGGTCATCGTTCAGCAGGGGCCCGGCGGGGGCGCCAAGGCGGGCCTCAAGGTGAACCTGCCCAAGGGAGGCGCCGCGGATGTCACCGCGCGCGCCACGGACATGTCCGTGGCCGTGCTCGCCAACGGACAGTATGTGCTCAGCGGAAACGTCGTCACCGAGGACGAACTCCGGAGCGCCTTCGACAAGGCCAAGGCCGACAACCCGGACACCGTCGTCATCGTCCAAGCCGACGAAGGGGTGTCTCACGGCACCGTCGTGCAGGTCATGGAGCTTGCCAAGAGGGCGGGCCTGGGCCAGCTCGCCATCGGCGTGCGCGACGGAGAGTAG
- a CDS encoding TadE/TadG family type IV pilus assembly protein, whose product MSSVPSRWESGQAAVEAALIMPLMVFMTLGIVQLTMIQHAKLMTEYAAYQAARAGSVWNGNNERMHDAAIIALLPTMGRTDSLANLAVTWGMHQLYDEALRSLAWSASGVRPPASFNGSNLFGMIRVDTINPAYFTPIDTLWKLREGHDWKELDFDGAASYPEVPALEDNLRKFFNLPEPDDAETVYRKATRLTIRLRYWYEMRVPFANWVIFTAWYASNARVALSGAIDRPTLAKSNMLNPNADIEALKGMARGIQHERGYNSVYPPEMWVLWGLANGSIPLVSNVVGKRYFLPLTATYTLRMQSNFHRKWILHLNPDWGL is encoded by the coding sequence ATGTCTTCAGTGCCGTCGCGTTGGGAGTCGGGGCAGGCCGCCGTGGAGGCAGCACTGATCATGCCGCTCATGGTCTTCATGACGCTGGGCATCGTTCAGCTCACGATGATCCAGCACGCGAAGCTGATGACGGAGTACGCCGCCTACCAGGCCGCGCGCGCGGGCAGTGTCTGGAACGGCAACAACGAGCGGATGCACGACGCGGCCATCATCGCCCTGCTGCCGACCATGGGCCGCACGGACTCGCTGGCGAATCTGGCGGTCACCTGGGGAATGCACCAACTGTACGATGAGGCCCTGCGCAGCCTGGCGTGGAGCGCCTCGGGAGTGCGGCCCCCCGCGTCCTTCAACGGCTCGAACCTCTTCGGGATGATCCGGGTAGACACCATCAACCCGGCGTACTTCACCCCCATCGACACCCTCTGGAAGCTGCGCGAGGGGCACGACTGGAAGGAGCTGGACTTCGATGGGGCCGCCAGCTACCCGGAAGTGCCAGCGCTGGAGGACAACCTCCGCAAGTTCTTCAACCTGCCCGAGCCGGATGATGCGGAGACGGTCTACCGCAAGGCCACGCGGCTGACGATCCGCCTGCGCTACTGGTACGAGATGCGGGTGCCGTTCGCCAACTGGGTCATCTTCACCGCCTGGTATGCCTCCAACGCGAGGGTGGCCCTGTCGGGCGCCATCGACCGGCCCACGCTGGCCAAGAGCAACATGCTCAACCCCAACGCGGACATCGAGGCCCTCAAGGGCATGGCGCGGGGCATCCAGCACGAGCGCGGCTACAACAGCGTGTACCCGCCCGAGATGTGGGTGCTCTGGGGGTTGGCCAACGGCAGCATCCCGCTGGTCTCGAACGTGGTGGGCAAGCGGTACTTCCTGCCGCTGACGGCCACCTACACCCTGCGGATGCAGTCCAACTTCCACCGAAAGTGGATTCTCCACCTCAACCCGGATTGGGGGCTCTAG
- a CDS encoding zf-HC2 domain-containing protein, with translation MKPQHLHAPEDRLLDFAYGELSAKEALAVESHLEGCPRCREALASIRGVRSAFSQLSLEPAPEAGLDSLLAYAQQSARSMAAGPVPKQTLWRRLTVPVMGVAAVCVFGMVTLRVTQNVQFQPEFSAKAQEAAAPKPSMDRGAVPPASSAETATIEPGFEPNADLEFDTQSPSKQQMPQLSTARRDQPWEGAEKKKTMPAPAGKKGTSLASKSKEAKYEAPGDKVSGLVDGFMAPPPPPAPVAPAPAAATPAPRKAQAEVADELEPAPQQRDSDEEDANRLKDDSLVGGGPSSSLRLNESRARQSNSAPSSGAVAPAERPVSETELSQQVIVARQDNKRVLEVSLLREALAAGATGEERLSLLTRLCDAEFALGRRKAAIEACSQVVKEAPGSQAAQVARRRLNQDAPAAKPQAQPGSLPASPPAHAP, from the coding sequence ATGAAGCCCCAGCACCTCCATGCTCCCGAGGATCGGCTCCTCGACTTCGCCTACGGCGAGCTGTCCGCCAAGGAGGCCCTCGCGGTGGAGTCTCACCTGGAGGGATGTCCGCGGTGCCGTGAGGCCCTCGCCAGCATCCGGGGGGTTCGCTCCGCCTTTTCGCAGCTCTCCCTGGAGCCCGCGCCCGAGGCGGGGCTGGACTCCTTGCTGGCCTATGCACAGCAGTCCGCCCGCAGCATGGCCGCGGGCCCCGTGCCCAAGCAGACTTTGTGGCGGCGCTTGACGGTGCCCGTCATGGGCGTCGCGGCCGTATGCGTCTTTGGGATGGTGACGCTCCGGGTCACCCAGAACGTGCAGTTCCAGCCTGAGTTCAGCGCCAAGGCCCAGGAGGCGGCGGCACCGAAGCCTTCCATGGACAGAGGCGCGGTCCCACCGGCCAGCAGTGCCGAGACCGCCACGATCGAGCCCGGTTTCGAGCCCAATGCCGATCTCGAGTTCGATACGCAGAGCCCCTCCAAGCAGCAGATGCCTCAGCTCTCCACGGCCAGGCGCGATCAGCCGTGGGAGGGGGCTGAGAAGAAGAAGACGATGCCTGCGCCTGCGGGCAAGAAAGGGACGTCTCTTGCCTCCAAGTCCAAGGAGGCGAAGTATGAGGCGCCTGGCGACAAGGTGTCCGGGCTGGTGGATGGGTTCATGGCGCCTCCGCCTCCGCCTGCCCCTGTCGCCCCGGCCCCTGCCGCTGCCACCCCTGCCCCCCGGAAAGCACAAGCGGAGGTTGCGGACGAGCTAGAGCCTGCCCCCCAGCAGCGGGACTCCGATGAGGAAGATGCGAATCGCCTCAAGGATGACAGCCTTGTCGGCGGGGGCCCCTCCTCGTCGCTGCGCCTGAACGAGAGCCGGGCCCGCCAGTCCAATTCGGCGCCTTCCTCGGGGGCCGTCGCTCCTGCCGAGAGGCCTGTCTCCGAGACCGAGTTGTCTCAGCAGGTCATCGTGGCTCGCCAGGACAACAAGCGCGTCCTCGAGGTCTCCTTGCTCCGGGAAGCGCTGGCTGCGGGTGCGACGGGAGAAGAGCGCCTGAGCTTGCTCACCCGCTTGTGTGATGCGGAGTTCGCGTTGGGCCGACGCAAGGCCGCCATCGAGGCCTGCTCCCAGGTCGTGAAGGAGGCCCCTGGCTCCCAGGCAGCTCAGGTGGCTCGCCGCCGCTTGAATCAGGACGCCCCGGCGGCAAAGCCTCAGGCCCAGCCCGGATCCTTGCCGGCTTCGCCTCCCGCACACGCTCCGTGA
- a CDS encoding ABC transporter ATP-binding protein — translation MSQPGARAMSGPLLQVRDVRTHFPVRGGLLGRVRGTVKAVDGVSFEVMRGETLGLVGESGCGKSTLGRTLLRLIEPTAGSIRFDGEELTGLASGRLRALRRRMQLIFQDPYASLNPRLTVRDLIGEPFAIHGLAQGREREEKVRALVELMGLPRDAMDRYPHEFSGGQRQRIGIARSIALRPDLVIADEPISALDVSIQAQIVNLLVDLQRELKLTYLFIAHDLKIVEYISTRVAVMYLGKIVELAEASALYRRPRHPYTQALLSAVPVPDPEHPRKRILLQGDVPSPLAPPPGCAFHPRCPHAFERCRRETPPLYALSGGHTAACFLVEQEAHPSVVATPVAGGP, via the coding sequence ATGTCACAACCCGGTGCCCGCGCCATGAGCGGGCCTCTGCTCCAGGTGCGGGACGTGAGGACGCACTTCCCGGTACGCGGGGGGCTGCTGGGGCGTGTGCGCGGCACGGTGAAGGCCGTGGATGGCGTGAGCTTCGAGGTGATGCGCGGCGAGACGCTCGGACTAGTGGGAGAGAGCGGCTGTGGCAAGAGCACCCTGGGCCGTACCTTGTTGCGGCTCATCGAGCCCACGGCCGGTTCCATCCGCTTCGATGGGGAGGAGCTGACAGGCCTGGCTTCTGGGCGGTTACGCGCCCTCCGGCGGCGCATGCAGCTCATCTTCCAGGATCCTTACGCCTCGCTGAATCCTCGGCTGACGGTTCGAGACCTCATTGGCGAGCCGTTCGCCATCCACGGGCTGGCCCAGGGCCGTGAGCGAGAGGAGAAGGTGCGCGCGCTGGTGGAGCTGATGGGGTTGCCTCGCGACGCGATGGACCGCTATCCCCATGAGTTCTCCGGAGGCCAGCGCCAGCGCATCGGCATCGCGCGCTCCATCGCCTTGCGGCCCGACCTGGTCATCGCGGACGAGCCCATCAGCGCGCTCGACGTGTCGATCCAGGCGCAGATCGTCAACCTCCTGGTGGACTTGCAGCGGGAGCTGAAGCTCACCTACCTCTTCATCGCGCATGACCTGAAGATCGTGGAGTACATCTCCACGCGCGTGGCGGTGATGTACCTGGGGAAGATCGTGGAGTTGGCGGAGGCCTCGGCGCTCTACCGCCGCCCCCGTCACCCGTACACCCAGGCCTTGCTGTCGGCCGTGCCGGTGCCGGATCCGGAGCACCCGAGGAAGCGCATCCTGCTCCAAGGGGATGTGCCGTCGCCGCTGGCACCTCCCCCGGGGTGTGCGTTCCACCCGCGCTGCCCCCATGCCTTCGAGCGCTGCCGCCGCGAGACGCCGCCGCTCTATGCGCTGAGCGGTGGCCACACGGCGGCGTGCTTCCTGGTAGAGCAGGAGGCCCATCCCTCGGTGGTGGCAACCCCCGTGGCAGGAGGTCCCTGA
- a CDS encoding DUF2085 domain-containing protein: MFWLSHHREEEYNRTYSVGGVRLCARCLGTYPVLLAVLGGLFVLRAPLAWEWDVPVVLGLTLPALVDWALGRFRPAGGHNAVRTLTGVLLGVALGRSLYVHVQRPLPAVLLAQAALVTAVALPVILATYRRPRPG; this comes from the coding sequence GTGTTCTGGCTCAGTCACCACCGGGAAGAGGAGTACAACCGGACCTACTCGGTGGGTGGGGTGCGTCTGTGCGCCCGCTGTCTGGGCACCTACCCGGTGCTGCTCGCCGTGCTGGGAGGGCTCTTCGTGCTCCGGGCGCCCCTGGCCTGGGAGTGGGATGTGCCGGTGGTGCTGGGCCTCACGCTTCCAGCCCTGGTGGACTGGGCCCTGGGACGTTTCCGGCCCGCGGGCGGCCACAACGCCGTGCGCACCCTGACGGGGGTGTTGTTGGGCGTGGCGCTCGGCCGCTCTCTCTACGTTCATGTGCAGCGCCCCCTGCCGGCCGTGCTGCTGGCGCAAGCAGCGCTGGTGACAGCGGTCGCGCTCCCTGTCATTCTCGCTACTTACCGAAGGCCTCGACCCGGCTAG